The window CCCTCCCCCGTCTCAGCTCAGGCCGGCCCGTCGACCGAACCGCCCCCGGCTGAACTGATCCCCGCCGATCAGACGGCCGCCGTCCGGCGGACCCTGACCGAGCTGTGCGCCCAGCTGCGCACCGGACGCACGGTGCCGCGGTATGACGCCGGCTCGCTGCGCCTGCTGGCCGGTGAGCTGCTACGCCTGCTCGGTGCCGACCCAGACGCCTCGACCCCCAGAGAAGCGGAATCATGACCCGTCCGCGGCTGCTCCCGCTGCTCACGCCGGCGGCTGGATGCCACTGCCCTACCTGTCCGTTCTTCACCCACAACCCGGCGGCCGCCGAACCGGTCTGCAGCGGGAGCAACAGCGACTGTTCCTACTGCGGCTGCGCCCGCACCGAGGCCCGCGCACTCCCCGCCGACCGGGCTGCGGCCTGCCACACCTGCCCGATCCGCTGCGGCAGCCGGGTGGACATCGCCGCCTGGATGGTTGACATCGGGGGCACCGTCAGCTTCGACGACCTCACCATGGCCGGCCAGCTGCCCCCGGGCCTGCCGCGGTACATCCCGCAGGTCGACGGTTCGGCGATCCCCGACTTCGACGCCGACCTCACCTGGCCTGCCTACGCGGTGGGACTGCGCCGGGTGTTCAGCCCCAACACCTTCGCCGTCTACCCGAAGTTCGCCAGCGCGGCCGGCGCGCACGACGCGCTCGGTCTACGCCCCGGCCAGCGGGCCGTCCTCGTCGGCTACGGCACCGACCCGCTGGTGGAGGCGTTCTGGTCGCAGCGCCGGGTCGCCCGGCTGGTCGAGCAGATCGCCGCACAAGGCTGGGATCTGGTTCTCACCCCCAACTACAGCCTGTATCAGAACCAGCCCCGCACCGAACATTTGATCAACTTCCGGCGGAATCTGATGATCGCCGCCGAGTTCTCCGCCGCCGGGGTCACCGCCGCTCCCAACCTCTACTGGATGCGGCTGGAAGACCTCGACCGCTACCTGGGCTGGCTCGCCGACGTCACACCCCCCGCGATCGCCATCAACCTGCAGACCTTCCGCCAGGCCTCCAGCTGGGAGGCCTACGCCTTGCCCGGCCTGACCTACCTCGCCGCCACCCTCCCGGCGACGCTGCCGGTCATCCTCACCGGCACCAGCCGGGTGGACCGGATCGCCGCCCTGAGCGCTCTGTTCGGCGACCGGCTCATCCTGGTCAGTCAGAACGCCGCGCAGTACGCGCTGCACGGCGCCGTCATGACCGCCCACGGCCGCGTCGACGTGCACGCCCGCGCCGCAGACTGCTTTGCCCAGAGCACCCGCTTCCTCGCCTCGCTGCTCCCCACGCAGCCCTCCCCGCCCGGCCGTGGATAGGCCGCCAGCCGCGGCCGCGCGCATCCGCCTGTTCGTCCTGCTCACCTGGACCGCCGACCTCGGCTTGCCCCTGACCGCTGTCGGGGTCCTCGGTGTCGAGGAGCCGTCGGGGGCGTGGCGGGTGTCGTGGCTGCCACAGATCGGCACCGACCAGGGACGGCCCTGGCGCGACCGGCTGGCCGGCCGGACCGCCGCTCCCGACGGTGCTCTTTTGGCGGTCTGGGCGGCGAGCAGCACCTGCACCCTCGACGAACTCGCACCGCTCGCGCCGCCGCCTGACCTGTCCACTGCGGTCGAAGCCGCCGTCGACGACCTTCTTGTCCCGTGGGATCCCCAGCCGGTCCGGTCGCGTCGAGGGCGCGGGGACCCCGATGGGTAGCGACGGAAAGGCCGCCCACCAGACGTATGTGGTGAGCCCCACCCTCGACGAGTCCGCCGTCGGGACCGCCGACCTGCTGGACGTCGCCGCCCTGGACATCACCGTGCCAGACGACGGCGAGGTGGCGTCCGCGGGGGTCCAGGACATCCTCGCGGCCGCCAAGGAGATCGCTGCGGGCGAGCCGGCGACCGACGAGGACCTGGCCGCCCAGTACGCGCTGTTCGCCGCCGCGATCCACGCCGCCCAGGAGCACGCCGCAGCAGAGGAGGCGGCCGGCGCGAACCTCGACCAGGCCCAGGCCGACATCAAGGCAGTCGCCGCTGACTACCTGAACGGACTCACCGACGCCCAGCTGCAGACCCTCGCCGCGCTGCACGGCTTCGAACACCCCGCCCTTGTCGGGCTGAACAGCACCACCTCGCCGCTCGCCTACTGGCTCAACCCCGCCTATCCCGACGACCTCCCCAGCAAGATGGCGATTGCAGCCAAGGCCCAGGAGCGGTACGCCGAACTCGCCGCCGGCGGCACGGTGGCCGGGATGACGTTGGCCGACCTGCAGGCCCTCGAAGCAACGTCGGCGGCGCCCGGGGCGACCCCCACTGGCGCCGGCTCATGGTCGGCTACCCCAGAACAGGTCGACGCTGCCCGGGCCGCGCTGACGGATGCTGTCGCCACCTTCACCAGCGCCGATGAGGACACGGCGCCGACCGCGTTCGCCGCGATGATCGACGCGGAGAACCGACTCGCTACCGCCGCATGCCCGGAAATGGGCGAGCATCTGGCAATCGCGCAGGCGGCCGCAAGCCACCACGTCAGCCAGGCCATCGACGGGGCACTCACCTCCGCCAACGGCAGCGATTTGGCCGGCCCGCTCGTCGCGCAGGCGCATGCCGACGGGCGGCTGACTGACGCCGAAGCGACCGTGCTGGAACCGGCCCAGCAGCTCGCCCTCCTTCGCGTGTCCACGTCCGCCGAACTACAGGCCACCACTCACGAGGCCGCGACCCACCGGGCCGGCCAGCTGGCCGAAGCGCAGCAGCTACACGCGAAGATCAACAAATATGCGCCCCTGAAGGGCGCTGACGGTCTGTACCTGGGCGCCGATCCGGGCGAGATCGTGGACTTCGCTCAGGCCGCGAATCGCATGTACGTCCTGAACGAGGACATCGCGAGCTGGAAAGACCATGCGCACGGCGCAGGGAAGGGCCTGCTGGCCACCCACACCGCGGAGACGGCCGCCACGGCGTCCGCATCCACCCTGACCTCGGAATTCACGGAGTGGCAGAAATCGGTTCCAGTGGAGACGCTGCAGGCAGCCGCCGGTGAACTGGGCCTGCAACACGCCGAGACCGCGAGCCGGATGCACGCGCGCAGCTACATCACGGCGCACATCGCGGAGTACGCGGGCGGCGACCTCGCGAAGGACCTTATCCAGGCAAAGGTAGCTTTCGCTCCCGCCTCGCCGTCGCCCACCGCGACGCCACCTGCCGCCGCCGCTGCAAGCGCGGCACCGCTCCCCCCCAGCTCACTGCCGGCAGCGTCCGCCCTGTCCGCCCCGCCGTCCCCCGGGAGCTTCAAAGCCAAACAGCAGGCGCTCGTCGAGGCCCTCAAACATCACCAGGCTTCCCACGGGGCCATCCCGGCCCGGCATCCCGACGCCGACGTCGCGGGCTGGGTCTGGACACCGGGCCCCCATCTCGCCCTTGGCGGCGCGCACAGCAAGACGGTCTACACCGCCCCCGACGGGGGGCAGTGGATGTTCAAACCGGACTCGACCGGCGGGGCGCGGGCGGCCGCCGAAGCCGAGGCGTCACAGGTGCTGCACGCCGCGGGCCTGCCGACCGTTCCCGTGCACCGGGCCACGATCGGCTCACGGGCCGGCGCCGTGCAGCCGTTGCTGCCGGGCGCGACCACGTTCAGCGCGAACCCGAAGAGTTGGTCGCAGGCCGACGTCGACGCCATCGTCCGCACCCACGTCGGATCCTGGGCCATCGGTGATCACGACGGTAAGCCGGACAACTACCTGCGGACCGCCGGCGGCGGGCTGGTCCCCGTCGATCGGGGCCAGGCCTTCAAGTTCTTCGGTCAGGATCGGCTGGCCACCGACTACCACCCCAACGCGGCGTTCGGGGACCTGGTCAGCAGCCAGGCCTACCGGGCGGCGAAGAAGAACACCCTCGCGGCCGGTGTCCGGATCCGCCCGGAGGCAGCCCTCCCGACGATCAAAGCGTTCGAAGCGATCCCGGACAGCCAGTACCGGGCGATGCTGCACCGCACCGCCCACGAGGGTGCCGCCCGTGGCGCCTACTGGGCGGGACCGATGCGGGAACGGGCGGCGGCACGGCTGAAGGTGCCCGCGGCCGCGGTGACCCCCGGGCAGGTCGCCGCGGAGTTCCTCGACGAGGCGGTCGGGCGCAAACAGCGCCTGCGCGCGGACTTCGCGGACTTCTTCGCGGCCGAAGGAATCCCCGGCGCCCACGTCCTGCGGCACGGGTGAGAGGCCGCACGCGATGGGATCCGACGGCAAGACCGCCCACCAGTACCACCTGGTCAGCCCCACCCTGCTCGGCGACCCTCCTGAGCCGTCTGACCCGCTGGACCCTGCCGATGCGCTCGGGTCACCGGCCTTCTCGCAGTCCCAGGCGCCTGCTCCGGATGCCACCGGGGTGGTCGCAGCCGAGGAAATTGGCGTGTCGGCCCCGCCGGCCGGCGCACCTGATCCGGCCGGCGGGGCCGACACGCAGGCACCGATGCCGTCCGTCCCCCCGGACGGCATCGACGACACTGTCATGGCCACCGCGGACCCGGCACCGCCCTCCCCGCCGGACTCGACACCCCCCGTGGAGAGCCCGGCCGATGCTGAGGCCGCCGGGCAGGACGCGCTCACCCCAATCCCCGACACGATCCCCGCCGGCGACCCGCTGGGTGTCCCGCTCCTGGTCGGCGGGGCCGACCTCGACGACTCCCAGGCGACGCTGCTGGCCTACGACAGCCCGCAGGGGCCCCGCGAGATGCTGGTCGCCACCGTCACCCCCGAGGCTGAAGCGAAACTCCTCGACGCGCTCTCCCCGCCGCGCATGGTCGAAGTCCAGGTCGAGGAGGAGGTCCACGGCCGCCTGGCCGCCGACACCGACGGGCAGATCTACGAGCAGCTGGCCACGGTGGCCAAGAGCGTCAACCACCATGCCGGTCTCGGCGACGACATTCCTGCGCACACCCACGCCAACTTCGCCACGGTCGCCGCGCAACTCGACGCCCTCACCGAAACCGGCGTGGACGGCGCCGACGCGCAGATGCTCGAGCATTACCGCGACCATGCGCAGGCACTCAAAGCCAGTCTCGACAATGGAGGCGGCAAGGTTCCCTTCGTCACCCCCTTCGAGCAGACCAGCAGCACCTTGGTTACCCGTCTCGTTCCCGACCCCGATTCCGACGCCGGGCCGACCGCCTCCGTCCGCCCGGCGACCCGTATTGCGCCGACCCTCGACGACGAAGGTGTCGCTCGCTGGAACGGCCATGACCGCAACACCGCATCCGAAGGCCAGGAGTACGCCATCGATCTGGGAGACGGCTACACGGCTGTCTACCGGCCCCACGGCGCCGTCGGAGATCTCACACAGGTTCCGGCGCTCTCCCAGCGGGGCACTCTGGAGATAGCCGCCCCAGCCGGACCCGGGCACGCGGCCGACCTCGTCGACAAACTGGGCGACCTGCACCTCGTCAACAGGCCGATGACAGCCCCCGAAGGGGAATGGTCGTATCTGCGCCGCCAGGTCTGGGCCCAGGACCTGGAGGGAAACCCCGCGATCTCCCAGGCGCTACACGCCGCCCGCGATCTCGATGACGCTACCGAGCACGTCCTGTTCGCCGAACGCGCCCACCAGGCGATGGGCTTGGACGAACGTGGCCTGCAGACTTTCGCCCGGTCTCTGCGCCTGGAGGCCGAAGCTCAGGCGCTGCCCACCAAGGTCACCCTGTTGCGGGACGCGGTCGCAAGCGTCACCGGCCATGCCAGCGGTGCCGCGTTGGCGGCCAGCCCTGGTTACGACCCTCGCCCCCACCACACGGGCCGCGGCTGGCTACGCTGGAACCGGTTCGACGTCGCTGGCGATCCTGCCGCCGTGCGCGGCGCCTTTGGGAACCGTGGGCTGCAACACACCGTGGGCAACGGGGACCTGCACACCATTCTTCATAGCGGTGTCCTCGCCTCCACCGAAAGGCGGGCCCTCATGGGAGTAGCTGCGGGCATCGGATCGAGTGAAACCTCCGACCAGAATTCCGGCGGAGCCACCTCAGTCTTCCTGCGGGTTCGTGACGCACCGATTCACGGCCCGGCATTGTACTGGTCCGATCCGTCGGTACTTCTGCGCCGCGCCGATGTCTATGCCTACCCCGACGACAACTACGGAGCAACCGTCAGGAAGGCGGGCTACACCCGCAACCCTTTGGAGATGGCTACGTTCTCCACCGGCCTCAACAACGAGGTGATGATCCGCAACGGTATAGACCTGCTCGGAGCGGAGGCCCCCAGCCTGATCCGCTGCTCGGGCCCCGGGGAACGAGCGGAAATTCTCGCCCTATTCAAGGAGAAGAAGATCGAGAAGCTGGGCGGGCGGACCGTCGACGAGGTCGTCGTGTATTAGCCTGCACCGCACGAAAACGATCAGAAACGTTCAAGGGAGCTTCATGACCGACGAGCCAACCTGGCTGGCAGCGATCCGCCCCCTGCTGGCCGGCAGCCACACTCCCACCGGCGACGTGCTCGACGCCGGCGCGGAACTGGTCGTGTCCGACGACCCAGACGGACCCCCTGTTTTCACCGCCCCGCTCGCGCGGATGCTGCGCCACGACCCAGCACACCCCGACGTGGTCTGGATACGTCCCGTCGTCGGTGGCTACCCGGTCACCCGCCGCGGACCAGGGCAGCCGTCGTACCTGTTCTCCTTGTCGGTGACGCGTCGACGTTCGCTGCATGTCACCCACGCCCAGGTCCTACCGACTGACGACACCGGCGCGGCGGCGAACAAGGTGGTCCTACAGCTGGCCAACGGCCAGACGGCGGTCATCCGCCCGGCGTCCGGGGCGACGCTGGAGGAGCTGGAACGCTGGGACACCTTCGCGTTGCTGGTCCTTGACCGGGAGGACCTGGTCGC of the Parafrankia discariae genome contains:
- a CDS encoding DUF4417 domain-containing protein, with amino-acid sequence MTRPRLLPLLTPAAGCHCPTCPFFTHNPAAAEPVCSGSNSDCSYCGCARTEARALPADRAAACHTCPIRCGSRVDIAAWMVDIGGTVSFDDLTMAGQLPPGLPRYIPQVDGSAIPDFDADLTWPAYAVGLRRVFSPNTFAVYPKFASAAGAHDALGLRPGQRAVLVGYGTDPLVEAFWSQRRVARLVEQIAAQGWDLVLTPNYSLYQNQPRTEHLINFRRNLMIAAEFSAAGVTAAPNLYWMRLEDLDRYLGWLADVTPPAIAINLQTFRQASSWEAYALPGLTYLAATLPATLPVILTGTSRVDRIAALSALFGDRLILVSQNAAQYALHGAVMTAHGRVDVHARAADCFAQSTRFLASLLPTQPSPPGRG